The Prionailurus viverrinus isolate Anna chromosome B4, UM_Priviv_1.0, whole genome shotgun sequence genome has a window encoding:
- the MDM1 gene encoding nuclear protein MDM1 isoform X2 — protein MPVRFKGLSEYQRNFLWKKSYLSESYNPSVGRRYPWAGLRSDQLGITKEPSFISKRRVPYHDPQISKSLEWNGAISENGIVSPKPEAAETELQEAEQKEDVNQERVLALAASRVPKRTRSHSTDSRAEGASDIVENNEDVIEGHIPVNENEELEHSTKLLSENVDNGLNRVLRKKAGLTVVPSHDILRNSEYQRQFVWKTPKEAAPVFTANQVFHNKSKFVPQFKGNSVIHETEYRRNFKGLSPVKEPKLRNDLKENGNFETVSPEKKCNKTDDPLKLEAEMESKESNQPKKKLTPWRHQRLGKVNSEYRAKFLSPAQYLYKAGAWTRVKENIPDQVKELREKAEFYRKRVQGTHFSRDHLNQLLSDNNCCWDVSSTTSSEGTISSNIRALDLAGDPTSHKTLQKCPPTTLEEKKPALEEQPQKTTTEKLGVSDAPTLPVRRRLAWDAENTDEGVQKQPREEEEEETEKDRQVHNGELEKVAVPEKSKAEKIKEGSDSSSVSSGKGGRLPTPKLRELGGIQRTHHDLTTPAVGGAVLVSPSKVKPPVPEQRKRVSSQDGLETSKNDFRKKESRAIALLTSPAAGIKTVDPLPLREDSEISIPRRAEVALPVSKIREYPANTPGQSPSPPCAPSYWHPSRRIQGSLRDPEFQHNVGKARMNNFQLPQHEVFNDEDEDRLSEISARSAASSLQAFQTLARAQKRKENFWGKT, from the exons GAATCACCAAAGAGccaagttttatttcaaaaagaagagtCCCTTATCATGATCCACAAATTTCAAAATCTCTTGAGTGGAATGGAGCCATCTCAGAGAATGGTATTGTATCACCAAAACCTGAAGCCGCAGAAACAGAATTACAAGAAGCAGAACAAAAAGAAGATGTTAACCAAGAAAGAGTTCTTGCACTAGCAGCCTCCAGGGTTCCCAAAAGAACCAGGTCTCACTCTACAGACTCCAGAGCTGAAGGGGCTTCAGATATTGTGGAAAATAATGAGGATGTAATAGAAGGTCATATACCGGTTAATGAAAATGAGGAACTCGAGCATTCTACCAAGCTGCTTTCAGAAAATGTAGATAATGGG TTGAATAGAGTTCTTCGGAAGAAAGCAGGACTGACTGTTGTTCCTTCACATGATATCTTGAGAAATTCTGAATATCAAAGGCAGTTTGTTTGGAAGACCCCTAAAGAAGCCGCTCCAGTTTTTACAGCCAATCAG gttttcCACAATAAAAGCAAATTTGTTCCACAATTCAAAGGTAACTCAGTCATCCATGAAACTGAATACAGAAGAAATTTCAAGGGTTTATCTCCAGTGAAAgaaccaaaattaagaaatgattTGAAAGAGAATGGAAATTTTGAAACAGTATCTCCTGAAAAGAAG tgTAATAAAACAGATGATCCTTTAAAATTAGAAGCAGAGATGGAATCAAAAGAGTCAAACCAGCCTAAAAAGAAGCTTACTCCTTGGAGACATCAAAGGCTTGG GAAGGTGAATTCTGAATATAGGGCAAAATTTCTGAGCCCAGCCCAGTATTTATACAAAGCCGGGGCTTGGACCCGTGTGAAGGAAAACATACCAGATCAG GTTAAAGAACTCCGAGAGAAGGCTGAATTTTATAGGAAACGAGTTCAAGGAACACATTTTTCTCGGGACCATCTGAATCAGCTTCTGTCTGATAACAACTGCTGTTGGGATGTCTCCTCAACCACAAGCTCAGAAGGAACCATTAGTAGTAACATTAGAGCTCTAGATCTTGCCGG AGATCCTACAAGCCATAAGACTTTGCAGAAATGTCCTCCTACAACACTGGAAGAGAAAAAGCCTGCCTTGGAAGAGCAGCCGCAGAAAACTACCACAGAGAAATTGGGCGTGTCAGATGCTCCCACCCTGCCCGTTAGAAGGCGCCTGGCGTGGGACGCAGAGAACACAGATGAAGGGGTGCAGAAACAGccgagagaggaggaggaggaagaaacagaaaaggacagGCAGGTTCATAACGGAGAGCTGGAGAAGGTCGCAGTACCGGAAAAATCTAAggcagaaaagataaaagaagg GTCAGATTCTTCTTCTGTATCTTCTGGAAAAGGAGGCAGGCTTCCTACTCCAAAGCTGAGAGAACTTGGTGGAATCCAGAGGactcatcatgatctcaccactccaGCTGTTG GTGGTGCTGTTCTAGTGTCTCCATCTAAAGTGAAGCCTCCAGTCCCAGAACAAAGGAAACGAGTGTCCTCTCAGGATGGCTTAGAAACTTCAAAGAATGATTTTAGGAAG aAAGAAAGTCGTGCTATAGCCCTCCTGACTTCTCCAGCTGCTGGTATAAAAACAGTTGATCCCTTGCCTTTGAGGGAAGATTCTGAAATCAGTATCCCCAGACGTGCTGAGGTAGCTCTTCCAGTTTCAAAAATTCGGGAATATCCAGCAAACACACCTGGGCAgtctccttccccaccctgtgCTCCATCCTACTGGCATCCCTCTCGTCGAATTCAGGGCTCTCTCAGAGATCCAGAATTTCAACATAATG tgggaaaagCAAGGATGAACAATTTCCAGCTGCCTCAGCATGAAGTCTTTAATGATGAAG ATGAAGACAGATTATCTGAGATTTCTGCTCGCTCCGCAGCTTCTAGTCTCCAGGCTTTTCAAACTCTGGCACGAGctcagaaaaggaaggagaatttCTGGGGCAAAACATAA
- the MDM1 gene encoding nuclear protein MDM1 isoform X1, with protein sequence MPVRFKGLSEYQRNFLWKKSYLSESYNPSVGRRYPWAGLRSDQLGITKEPSFISKRRVPYHDPQISKSLEWNGAISENGIVSPKPEAAETELQEAEQKEDVNQERVLALAASRVPKRTRSHSTDSRAEGASDIVENNEDVIEGHIPVNENEELEHSTKLLSENVDNGLNRVLRKKAGLTVVPSHDILRNSEYQRQFVWKTPKEAAPVFTANQVFHNKSKFVPQFKGNSVIHETEYRRNFKGLSPVKEPKLRNDLKENGNFETVSPEKKCNKTDDPLKLEAEMESKESNQPKKKLTPWRHQRLGKVNSEYRAKFLSPAQYLYKAGAWTRVKENIPDQGSLNAMWYAEVKELREKAEFYRKRVQGTHFSRDHLNQLLSDNNCCWDVSSTTSSEGTISSNIRALDLAGDPTSHKTLQKCPPTTLEEKKPALEEQPQKTTTEKLGVSDAPTLPVRRRLAWDAENTDEGVQKQPREEEEEETEKDRQVHNGELEKVAVPEKSKAEKIKEGSDSSSVSSGKGGRLPTPKLRELGGIQRTHHDLTTPAVGGAVLVSPSKVKPPVPEQRKRVSSQDGLETSKNDFRKKESRAIALLTSPAAGIKTVDPLPLREDSEISIPRRAEVALPVSKIREYPANTPGQSPSPPCAPSYWHPSRRIQGSLRDPEFQHNVGKARMNNFQLPQHEVFNDEDEDRLSEISARSAASSLQAFQTLARAQKRKENFWGKT encoded by the exons GAATCACCAAAGAGccaagttttatttcaaaaagaagagtCCCTTATCATGATCCACAAATTTCAAAATCTCTTGAGTGGAATGGAGCCATCTCAGAGAATGGTATTGTATCACCAAAACCTGAAGCCGCAGAAACAGAATTACAAGAAGCAGAACAAAAAGAAGATGTTAACCAAGAAAGAGTTCTTGCACTAGCAGCCTCCAGGGTTCCCAAAAGAACCAGGTCTCACTCTACAGACTCCAGAGCTGAAGGGGCTTCAGATATTGTGGAAAATAATGAGGATGTAATAGAAGGTCATATACCGGTTAATGAAAATGAGGAACTCGAGCATTCTACCAAGCTGCTTTCAGAAAATGTAGATAATGGG TTGAATAGAGTTCTTCGGAAGAAAGCAGGACTGACTGTTGTTCCTTCACATGATATCTTGAGAAATTCTGAATATCAAAGGCAGTTTGTTTGGAAGACCCCTAAAGAAGCCGCTCCAGTTTTTACAGCCAATCAG gttttcCACAATAAAAGCAAATTTGTTCCACAATTCAAAGGTAACTCAGTCATCCATGAAACTGAATACAGAAGAAATTTCAAGGGTTTATCTCCAGTGAAAgaaccaaaattaagaaatgattTGAAAGAGAATGGAAATTTTGAAACAGTATCTCCTGAAAAGAAG tgTAATAAAACAGATGATCCTTTAAAATTAGAAGCAGAGATGGAATCAAAAGAGTCAAACCAGCCTAAAAAGAAGCTTACTCCTTGGAGACATCAAAGGCTTGG GAAGGTGAATTCTGAATATAGGGCAAAATTTCTGAGCCCAGCCCAGTATTTATACAAAGCCGGGGCTTGGACCCGTGTGAAGGAAAACATACCAGATCAG GGTTCTCTAAATGCCATGTGGTATGCGGAG GTTAAAGAACTCCGAGAGAAGGCTGAATTTTATAGGAAACGAGTTCAAGGAACACATTTTTCTCGGGACCATCTGAATCAGCTTCTGTCTGATAACAACTGCTGTTGGGATGTCTCCTCAACCACAAGCTCAGAAGGAACCATTAGTAGTAACATTAGAGCTCTAGATCTTGCCGG AGATCCTACAAGCCATAAGACTTTGCAGAAATGTCCTCCTACAACACTGGAAGAGAAAAAGCCTGCCTTGGAAGAGCAGCCGCAGAAAACTACCACAGAGAAATTGGGCGTGTCAGATGCTCCCACCCTGCCCGTTAGAAGGCGCCTGGCGTGGGACGCAGAGAACACAGATGAAGGGGTGCAGAAACAGccgagagaggaggaggaggaagaaacagaaaaggacagGCAGGTTCATAACGGAGAGCTGGAGAAGGTCGCAGTACCGGAAAAATCTAAggcagaaaagataaaagaagg GTCAGATTCTTCTTCTGTATCTTCTGGAAAAGGAGGCAGGCTTCCTACTCCAAAGCTGAGAGAACTTGGTGGAATCCAGAGGactcatcatgatctcaccactccaGCTGTTG GTGGTGCTGTTCTAGTGTCTCCATCTAAAGTGAAGCCTCCAGTCCCAGAACAAAGGAAACGAGTGTCCTCTCAGGATGGCTTAGAAACTTCAAAGAATGATTTTAGGAAG aAAGAAAGTCGTGCTATAGCCCTCCTGACTTCTCCAGCTGCTGGTATAAAAACAGTTGATCCCTTGCCTTTGAGGGAAGATTCTGAAATCAGTATCCCCAGACGTGCTGAGGTAGCTCTTCCAGTTTCAAAAATTCGGGAATATCCAGCAAACACACCTGGGCAgtctccttccccaccctgtgCTCCATCCTACTGGCATCCCTCTCGTCGAATTCAGGGCTCTCTCAGAGATCCAGAATTTCAACATAATG tgggaaaagCAAGGATGAACAATTTCCAGCTGCCTCAGCATGAAGTCTTTAATGATGAAG ATGAAGACAGATTATCTGAGATTTCTGCTCGCTCCGCAGCTTCTAGTCTCCAGGCTTTTCAAACTCTGGCACGAGctcagaaaaggaaggagaatttCTGGGGCAAAACATAA